The Temnothorax longispinosus isolate EJ_2023e chromosome 12, Tlon_JGU_v1, whole genome shotgun sequence genome includes a window with the following:
- the Cul2 gene encoding cullin-2, with product MSLKPKRVDFNQTWHVLQETIKGVITLANIPRAIWNDRFSDVYSLCVAYPEPLADRLYDETKRFLVNHVDHLLVQVTSWDDKWDLLPAYYRAWTEYSQGIYYLHSLYLYLNQQHIKKQKLSEAELIYGTSLHTREEECQEQMEIGELGLDIWKKKMIIPLKEKLVSLLLACIDADRASNVLAPTDVICGVIESFVRVEEHKMKGKLNLYQEIFEEPFLEASGEFYTAEASSLLQQSDVTRYIEKVTWRLAQEEARAYKFLHKSSVAKVRACCEDKMVAAHVDLLHSEAEMMIKNESRRDLALLYPLLRSLPGGLDPLVQHLTRHITLQGLQAIGPLQGENVYMQFVENMLNVHSKYSEMIKEVFSSDQTFVGALDKACSAIVNYRPAPKQPVRAPELLAKYCDTLLKKSPRAASESEIEDKLRRSITVFKYVDDKDVFQKFYSRMLAKRLIHQQSQSMDAEEMMIDDLKRACGYEFTNKLHRMFTDMSVSADLNAKFTATLREGDGENHVGTGFAVKVLQAGAWPLGLPPSPGPFHVPQQLEKSIQAFEAFYHMQFSGRKLTWLHHLSQGELKFNYLKKSYLVTVQTYQMALLLLFEHCDAIPCKEAAASLRLSHDQLVKHAASLVDCKILNKSNDGEVEEDTILTLNFSYSNKRTKFRITGVLQRDAPQDAEATHRSVDEDRKMFLQAAIVRIMKSRKLLRHNQLIQEVLSQSKVTFAPSIGMIKKCIETLIDKQYIERTANSADEYSYIA from the exons ATGTCACTAAAACCCAAGAGAGTGGATTTTAATCAAACGTGGCACGTCCTACAAGAGACTATCAAGGGGGTGATAACGCTGGCGAATATCCCGCGTGCTATATGGAACGACAGATTTAG CGACGTTTATTCCTTGTGCGTTGCGTATCCCGAGCCGCTGGCAGACCGTTTGTACGACGAGACAAAGAGGTTTTTGGTCAACCATGTAGACCACTTGCTGGTACAGGTCACGTCGTGGGATGACAAGTGGGATTTGCTCCCGGCGTATTATCGTGCCTGGACAGAGTACTCGCAGGGCATTTACTATTTGCATAGCTTGTACTTATACCTCAATCAACAACACATCAAGAAGCAAAAGCTCTCCGAGGCAGAACTCATCTATGGCACGAGTTTGCACACGAGGGAGGAAGAGTGCCAGGAGCAGATGGAGATTGGCGAACTCGGTTTGGACATTtggaagaaaaagatgataatACCGCTCAAGGAAAAACTCGTCTCCCTTCTGCTCGCGTGTATCGACGCCGATAGAGCGTCGAACGTGCTTGCACCGACCGACGTTATTTGTGGTGTTATAGAAAGTTTTGTTCGGGTAGAAGAGCACAAGATGAAGGGAAAATTAAAC TTGTATCAAGAAATTTTTGAAGAGCCTTTTCTAGAGGCTAGTGGAGAATTTTACACAGCAGAAGCGTCATCGTTGCTGCAACAGTCGGACGTTACGCGTTATATAGAGAAAGTTACATGGAGACTCGCTCAAGAGGAGGCACGCGCTTACAAGTTCCTTCACAAGAGTTCTGTAGCAAAA GTCAGAGCGTGTTGCGAGGATAAGATGGTAGCTGCACATGTGGATTTGCTTCATTCGGAGGCGGAGATgatgataaaaaatgaaagcCGACGAGATTTGGCTCTTCTTTATCCATTATTGAGGTCGTTACCAGGAGGTTTAGATCCGCTTGTGCAACATCTCACTCGTCACATTACGCTGCAAGGATTGCAGGCAATCGGACCTTTGCAAGGAGAAAAT GTATACATGCAATTCGTGGAGAATATGTTAAATGTACATTCTAAATATTCTGAAATGATTAAGGAAGTGTTCAGTTCAGATCAAACTTTTGTGGGTGCTCTCGATAAAGCTTGCTCCGCCATCGTAAATTACAGGCCCGCTCCGAAGCAGCCTGTCCGAGCGCCAGAATTG CTGGCGAAATATTGCGACACTCTACTGAAAAAGTCCCCCAGAGCTGCCTCCGAAAGCGAAATCGAGGACAAGTTGAGGCGCTCCATAACCGTGTTCAAGTACGTGGACGACAAGGACGTGTTCCAAAAATTCTATTCGCGTATGTTGGCGAAGCGATTGATACATCAGCAGTCGCAATCGATGGATGCCGAGGAAATGATGATCGACGATCTGAAACGGGCGTGCGGTTACGAGTTCACGAACAAGCTTCATCGTATGTTCACGGACATGTCCGTCTCGGCGGATCTCAACGCCAAGTTCACGGCGACGTTGCGGGAGGGCGACGGAGAGAATCACGTGGGTACCGGTTTCGCGGTTAAAGTATTGCAAGCTGGCGCGTGGCCGCTCGGTCTACCACCGTCGCCCGGCCCATTCCACGTTCCGCAGCAACTAGAAAAGTCCATCCAAGCTTTCGAGGCGTTCTATCACATGCAATTTAGTGGTCGAAAGCTTACGTGGCTGCACCACCTGAGTCAGGGCGAACTCAAGTTCAATTACTTGAAGAAATCGTATTTGGTCACCGTACAAACGTATCAAATGGCGTTGCTGTTGCTCTTTGAGCATTGCGACGCGATACCGTGCAAGGAAGCGGCCGCTTCGTTACGTTTATCGCACGACCAGTTAGTGAAGCATGCCGCCAGCCTTGTGGATTGTAAGATTCTCAACAAGTCCAACGACGGCGAAGTGGAGGAGGATACCATCCTCACGCTCAATTTTAGTTACTCCAACAAGAGAACCAAGTTTCGCATAACGGGCGTGTTGCAGCGAGACGCGCCGCAGGATGCAGAGGCCACACACCGTAGCGTGGACGAAGACAGAAAGATGTTCTTACAAGCAGCTATAGTTCGCATCATGAAGAGTCGCAAACTATTGAGACATAATCAGCTCATACAGGAG GTGCTGAGTCAATCGAAGGTTACTTTCGCACCTTCTATCGGAATGATCAAGAAGTGCATTGAAACTCTGATAGATAAACAGTATATCGAGCGTACGGCGAATAGCGCGGACGAGTACTCATACATTGCGTAA